A genomic segment from Nocardiopsis sp. Huas11 encodes:
- a CDS encoding AMP-binding protein: MTAADAARSPEQAPAPGAGRPLQALVGLAPQEIGRRVARALDGEGPALLPVPDGTPRARVDELLTAMRADSVRTPEGVTALAGGAPARPDTALVITTSGSTGVPKGVELSASALRASALASVERMGAAPGDRWLCVLPAGHISGLQVIIRALVTGTEAVHAAFDTQGVAALARELGPHVSLVPTQLRRLLAAGVDLSDLGTVLLGGAAAEPDLLARARRAGARVVTTYGMSETCGGCVYDGLPLDGVRVRLESASQDEPGRVLLSGPVLLSGYRMPPGAADPGALERDEEGTAWLRTNDLGCWEPDGRLSVLGRMDDVVNSGGHKVVPGQVNALLAEHPAVAESVVVGRADPEWGERVSAVVVPTDPLRPPSLEELRAWVRERLPAYAAPRELEVREHLPLLASGKPDLVALRTPAK; encoded by the coding sequence GTGACAGCAGCAGACGCGGCGCGATCCCCGGAGCAGGCGCCCGCCCCCGGTGCGGGCCGCCCCCTCCAGGCGCTCGTGGGGTTGGCGCCCCAGGAGATCGGGCGCCGTGTGGCGCGCGCCCTGGACGGCGAGGGCCCGGCCCTGCTGCCCGTCCCCGACGGCACACCCCGGGCGCGGGTGGACGAACTGCTCACCGCGATGCGCGCGGACTCGGTGCGCACGCCCGAGGGCGTCACGGCGCTGGCCGGCGGTGCGCCCGCGCGCCCCGACACCGCTCTGGTCATCACCACCTCCGGTTCCACCGGCGTGCCCAAGGGCGTGGAACTGTCCGCGTCCGCCCTGCGCGCCTCCGCGCTGGCCTCGGTGGAGCGTATGGGCGCCGCTCCGGGAGACCGGTGGCTGTGCGTGCTGCCCGCGGGACACATCTCCGGACTCCAGGTGATCATCCGGGCGCTGGTCACCGGGACCGAGGCGGTGCACGCGGCCTTCGACACCCAGGGCGTGGCGGCGCTGGCCCGCGAACTGGGCCCGCACGTGTCCCTGGTCCCCACCCAGCTGCGCCGGCTGCTGGCCGCGGGCGTGGACCTGTCGGACCTGGGCACCGTCCTGCTCGGCGGCGCCGCCGCCGAACCCGACCTGTTGGCGCGCGCCCGCCGGGCCGGAGCGCGCGTGGTGACGACCTACGGCATGAGCGAGACGTGCGGGGGCTGCGTCTACGACGGCCTCCCCCTGGACGGGGTGCGGGTGCGGTTGGAGTCCGCCTCACAGGACGAGCCCGGACGCGTCCTGCTGTCGGGCCCGGTGCTGTTGAGCGGCTACCGGATGCCGCCGGGCGCCGCGGACCCCGGGGCGCTGGAACGCGACGAGGAGGGCACCGCCTGGCTGCGCACCAACGACCTGGGGTGCTGGGAGCCCGACGGCCGGCTCTCGGTGCTGGGCCGGATGGACGACGTGGTCAACTCGGGCGGGCACAAGGTGGTCCCCGGCCAGGTCAACGCGCTGCTGGCCGAGCACCCCGCGGTCGCCGAGTCGGTGGTCGTGGGCCGCGCGGACCCGGAGTGGGGTGAACGGGTCAGCGCCGTGGTGGTGCCGACCGACCCGCTGCGCCCGCCGTCGCTGGAGGAGCTGCGCGCGTGGGTGCGCGAGCGGCTGCCCGCCTACGCCGCCCCGCGCGAGCTGGAGGTCCGCGAGCACCTTCCGCTGCTGGCCTCGGGCAAGCCGGACCTGGTGGCGCTGCGCACCCCCGCGAAATGA
- the menB gene encoding 1,4-dihydroxy-2-naphthoyl-CoA synthase: protein MSSVIDWQRSGEYSDIIYETAEGIAKITINRPERHNAFRPQTLFELQQAFNIARDDSEVGVIIFTGAGDQAFCSGGDQKIRGDDGYMGDDAVAKQGIGRLNVLDLQVQIRRLPKPVICMVAGWSIGGGNVLQVCCDLTIAADNAKFGQTGPKVGSFDGGYGSWLLAETVGLKKAREIWYLCRQYSAQEALDMGMINTVVPLADLEKETVQWAHELLEKSPLALRMLKGAINAVSDGAAGMQQFAGDATMLYYMSEEAQEGRDAFKEKRRPEFDKFPRRP, encoded by the coding sequence GTGAGCAGCGTGATCGACTGGCAGCGGTCGGGCGAGTATTCCGACATCATCTACGAGACCGCGGAGGGCATCGCCAAGATCACGATCAACCGCCCGGAACGGCACAACGCCTTCCGGCCGCAGACCTTGTTCGAGCTCCAGCAGGCGTTCAACATCGCCCGCGACGACTCCGAGGTCGGTGTGATCATCTTCACCGGTGCCGGTGACCAGGCGTTCTGCTCGGGCGGTGACCAGAAGATCCGTGGCGACGACGGCTACATGGGCGATGACGCCGTGGCCAAGCAGGGCATCGGCCGCCTGAACGTGCTGGACCTGCAGGTGCAGATCCGCCGTCTGCCCAAGCCGGTCATCTGCATGGTCGCGGGCTGGTCCATCGGCGGTGGCAACGTCCTGCAGGTGTGCTGCGACCTGACCATCGCCGCCGACAACGCCAAGTTCGGCCAGACCGGCCCCAAGGTCGGCTCGTTCGACGGCGGTTACGGGTCCTGGCTGCTGGCCGAGACCGTGGGTCTGAAGAAGGCCCGCGAGATCTGGTACCTGTGCCGGCAGTACAGCGCCCAGGAGGCGCTGGACATGGGCATGATCAACACGGTCGTGCCGCTGGCGGACCTGGAGAAGGAGACCGTCCAGTGGGCGCATGAGCTCCTGGAGAAGTCCCCGCTGGCCCTGCGCATGCTCAAGGGCGCCATCAACGCCGTCAGCGACGGCGCCGCCGGGATGCAGCAGTTCGCCGGCGACGCCACGATGCTCTACTACATGAGCGAGGAGGCCCAGGAGGGCCGGGACGCCTTCAAGGAGAAGCGCCGTCCGGAGTTCGACAAGTTCCCGCGCCGCCCGTGA
- a CDS encoding o-succinylbenzoate synthase, whose protein sequence is MTCSATDPAGALAGSRAFALGLRNRFRGITVREGLLVRGPAGWGEFSPFAEYGPRESSRWWAACHEAAYQGWPAPVRDRVPVNVTVPAVGPERAARIVAAGGCATAKVKVAERGQDPGEDIARVEAVRHALGPSGRVRVDANGGWDAGTAVRMVRELDRFDLEYVEQPCAGLDELALVRRRVDVPVAADESIRQAEDPLKVRAAEAADIVVLKVQPLGGVRAALRVAEACGLPVVVSSAVESSVGLAAGVALAAALPELPYACGLATAQMLTADVTADPLLPSGGFLPVRPVRVDEKWLREVEIDAAAWRARAEQAREAGRERPGGG, encoded by the coding sequence GTGACCTGCTCGGCCACCGATCCGGCGGGGGCACTCGCCGGGTCCCGCGCCTTCGCTCTCGGCCTGCGCAACCGGTTCCGCGGCATCACCGTCCGCGAGGGGCTGCTCGTGCGCGGACCGGCGGGGTGGGGTGAGTTCTCGCCCTTCGCCGAGTACGGGCCGCGCGAGTCCTCGCGCTGGTGGGCGGCCTGCCATGAGGCGGCCTACCAGGGCTGGCCCGCGCCGGTGCGCGACCGTGTGCCGGTCAACGTGACCGTGCCCGCGGTCGGTCCGGAGCGGGCCGCGCGGATCGTGGCCGCCGGCGGGTGCGCGACCGCCAAGGTCAAGGTCGCCGAACGCGGGCAGGACCCGGGCGAGGACATCGCCCGGGTGGAGGCGGTCCGCCACGCCCTGGGGCCCTCGGGTCGGGTGCGCGTGGACGCCAACGGTGGCTGGGACGCCGGGACCGCGGTGCGGATGGTGCGCGAGCTGGACCGGTTCGACCTGGAGTACGTCGAGCAGCCGTGTGCGGGACTGGACGAGCTGGCCCTGGTGCGGCGCCGCGTCGACGTCCCGGTGGCCGCCGACGAGTCCATCCGCCAGGCGGAGGACCCGCTGAAGGTGCGTGCGGCCGAGGCGGCCGACATCGTGGTGCTCAAGGTGCAGCCGCTGGGCGGGGTGCGCGCCGCGCTGCGGGTGGCCGAGGCCTGCGGTCTGCCGGTGGTGGTCTCCAGTGCCGTGGAGTCCTCGGTGGGTCTGGCGGCGGGCGTGGCCCTGGCCGCGGCCCTGCCGGAGCTGCCCTACGCCTGCGGTCTGGCGACCGCGCAGATGCTCACCGCCGATGTGACCGCCGATCCGCTGCTGCCCAGTGGCGGGTTCCTGCCGGTGCGGCCGGTGCGGGTCGACGAGAAGTGGTTGCGCGAGGTCGAGATCGACGCCGCCGCCTGGCGTGCGCGGGCCGAGCAGGCCCGCGAGGCGGGCCGGGAGCGGCCGGGCGGGGGATGA
- the menD gene encoding 2-succinyl-5-enolpyruvyl-6-hydroxy-3-cyclohexene-1-carboxylic-acid synthase, with translation MNPSTALARVLVDELARCGLSEAVVSPGSRSTPLALALVAHPDVRVHVRVDERSASFLALGLARVSRRPVAMVCTSGTAAANFHPAVMEASESGVPLLVLTADRPPELRGTGANQTVDQIGLYGGAVRMFAEVGTPDPAPGMVAYWRSLCCRAWAAAVGGRPGPVHLNVAFRDPLTPDEPGTGAPAWNEPLEGRDLGRPWIGRPGPRAEPAPFVLPDVERGVIVCGDGDYDPVPFLALAELTGWPLLAEPTSNARRVGAISTYRQLLASPRFVAGPPPELVVSVGRPNLSRQILAYLARAERHVVVTAGAIGDPAAALPNAFSDPARTATDVVAAVAAPEGLGLVPPVAPHHPQRTPSAQYPSSARTDWSRTWWRAEAAARSAVDTVLDADETLSEMRLARDLVSHLSAGSLLFAGSSMPIRDLDATMRARCGVRLVGNRGVSGIDGTVSTAVGAALAHQAGGADGQAYALLGDLAMLHDQNGLVIGPGEPRPDLAVVVVNNDGGGIFSGLEQAGHPDFERVFGTPHGVSMERVAAVADLPYTRLEWATDLPKALLGEGLRVIEVQTTRTDSAVLRRRVQAAVDEAVDGLL, from the coding sequence ATGAATCCGTCTACCGCCCTGGCGCGGGTCCTCGTCGACGAACTGGCCCGCTGTGGGCTGTCCGAGGCCGTGGTCTCGCCTGGGTCGCGCTCGACGCCCCTGGCGCTGGCCCTGGTCGCCCACCCCGACGTGCGCGTCCACGTGCGTGTGGACGAGCGTTCGGCGTCCTTCCTCGCGCTGGGCCTGGCCCGCGTGTCGCGGCGGCCGGTGGCGATGGTGTGCACCTCCGGTACGGCCGCCGCGAACTTCCATCCCGCGGTGATGGAGGCGAGTGAGAGCGGGGTGCCGCTGCTGGTGCTGACCGCCGACCGTCCCCCTGAGCTGCGCGGGACCGGCGCCAACCAGACGGTGGACCAGATCGGCCTGTACGGCGGTGCCGTGCGGATGTTCGCCGAGGTCGGCACGCCCGACCCGGCGCCGGGGATGGTCGCGTACTGGCGTTCGCTGTGCTGTCGCGCCTGGGCGGCGGCCGTGGGCGGGCGCCCTGGGCCGGTCCACCTGAACGTGGCCTTCCGTGACCCGTTGACCCCCGATGAGCCCGGTACCGGCGCCCCGGCCTGGAACGAGCCGTTGGAGGGCCGCGACCTGGGCCGTCCGTGGATCGGCCGTCCGGGCCCGCGGGCCGAGCCCGCGCCGTTCGTCCTGCCCGACGTCGAGCGCGGTGTGATCGTGTGCGGCGACGGCGACTACGATCCGGTGCCGTTCCTGGCTTTGGCCGAGCTCACCGGGTGGCCGCTGCTGGCCGAACCCACCTCCAACGCCCGCCGCGTGGGTGCGATCTCCACGTACCGGCAGCTGCTGGCCTCGCCGCGTTTCGTGGCCGGGCCGCCGCCGGAGCTGGTCGTGAGCGTGGGGCGCCCCAACCTGTCCCGGCAGATCCTGGCCTATCTGGCGCGCGCCGAGCGGCACGTGGTCGTGACGGCCGGGGCGATCGGCGACCCTGCCGCCGCTTTGCCCAACGCGTTCTCCGATCCGGCTCGCACCGCCACCGACGTGGTGGCGGCCGTCGCCGCGCCCGAGGGTCTGGGCCTGGTCCCACCCGTCGCCCCCCACCACCCTCAACGGACGCCTTCGGCGCAGTACCCTTCCTCCGCGCGGACCGACTGGTCGCGTACGTGGTGGCGTGCGGAGGCCGCGGCGCGCTCGGCGGTGGACACGGTGCTGGACGCCGACGAGACGCTCAGCGAGATGCGCCTGGCCCGCGACCTGGTCTCGCACCTGTCGGCCGGATCGCTGCTGTTCGCGGGATCGAGCATGCCCATCCGCGATCTGGACGCGACCATGCGGGCGCGGTGCGGTGTGCGCCTGGTGGGCAACCGCGGTGTGAGCGGGATCGACGGCACGGTCTCGACCGCGGTGGGTGCGGCGCTGGCGCACCAGGCCGGCGGGGCGGACGGTCAGGCCTACGCCCTGCTGGGGGACCTGGCGATGCTGCACGACCAGAACGGTCTGGTGATCGGGCCGGGTGAGCCGCGCCCCGATCTGGCCGTGGTCGTGGTCAACAACGACGGCGGTGGGATCTTCTCCGGCCTGGAGCAGGCCGGCCACCCCGACTTCGAGCGGGTCTTCGGTACCCCGCACGGGGTGTCGATGGAGCGGGTGGCCGCGGTCGCGGACCTTCCCTACACGCGCCTGGAGTGGGCGACGGATCTGCCCAAGGCCCTGTTGGGCGAGGGACTGCGGGTGATCGAGGTGCAGACCACGCGCACCGACAGCGCGGTGCTGCGCCGTCGGGTCCAGGCCGCGGTGGACGAGGCGGTCGACGGCCTTCTGTGA
- a CDS encoding cupin domain-containing protein, producing MNYVLHMTELARWRTGTGDLEPESLHTDGFVHASPNEHTVLAVANSLYSKATEPYCVLVVDTMRLGREVRWEPAAPAAGQGVLEGVEESELFPHIYGPIPREAVVGVRYLRREPPGVFTAVDQRGPTAEALDLFPHPEGGWFKVTWRSGVTVHPEGYDGPRETASGLQFLLNRGDRCRWHRLRSAQLWSFDRGGPVLIELGGDGPVPEVEQRFTLGPHIEAGQHLQVLVPGGTWQTSRPLTGEENLSTCVTSPAFDFDDIEVADEGGTLHFPWQL from the coding sequence GTGAACTACGTGCTGCACATGACGGAGCTCGCCCGTTGGCGGACCGGTACCGGTGACCTGGAGCCGGAGAGCCTGCACACCGACGGGTTCGTGCACGCCTCGCCCAACGAGCACACGGTGCTGGCGGTGGCCAACTCGCTCTACAGCAAGGCGACCGAGCCCTACTGTGTGCTCGTGGTGGACACCATGCGCCTGGGCCGGGAGGTGCGGTGGGAGCCGGCGGCGCCCGCGGCGGGGCAGGGCGTGTTGGAGGGCGTGGAGGAGTCGGAGCTCTTTCCGCACATCTACGGGCCCATTCCGCGTGAGGCCGTGGTGGGGGTGCGCTATCTGCGCCGCGAGCCGCCGGGGGTGTTCACGGCGGTCGACCAGCGCGGTCCCACGGCCGAGGCGCTCGACCTGTTCCCGCATCCGGAGGGCGGCTGGTTCAAGGTCACCTGGCGCAGTGGTGTGACGGTGCACCCGGAGGGCTACGACGGCCCGCGCGAGACGGCGTCGGGACTGCAGTTCCTGCTCAACCGGGGGGACCGGTGCCGGTGGCACCGGCTGCGCTCGGCCCAGCTGTGGTCGTTCGACCGGGGCGGGCCGGTGCTGATCGAGCTCGGCGGCGACGGGCCCGTGCCGGAGGTCGAGCAGCGCTTCACGCTGGGGCCGCACATCGAGGCAGGCCAGCACCTGCAGGTGCTGGTGCCAGGGGGGACGTGGCAGACCTCCCGGCCCTTGACGGGGGAGGAGAACCTGTCCACGTGCGTGACCTCCCCGGCCTTCGACTTCGACGACATCGAGGTCGCCGACGAGGGCGGCACCCTGCACTTCCCGTGGCAGCTGTGA
- a CDS encoding sugar diacid recognition domain-containing protein: MAKHPRRAPLSGEIAQRVVDLIAPTISHNINVMDEHGTIIACLDPARIGTLHRGAQRVIAEGRGVLVTDRGRESSDRPGANEPLIIDGQLCGVVGVTGDPHEVAPLARVVALTVQLLVAQSRDQDAVTRRHTEARDLVAALSSGTADPEAARARLAAAGLAPPWSLALWTAGLPRPDGSAAPPEPAETAVARVNADAGRRAAVLHGALWTVASGEGPGPDALGLPGDGRHTRTDPTGEIGVLLAHAEESRALCRYAGLIPALADPGPWSRTVAVAVAHLPARSLARLAGLAGDLSEAQRRTVLAAASTTSMQAAADALYVHRNTLLQRVERIRAATGLDPRRPDHLTTLQMALYACDALGVSHRP, translated from the coding sequence ATGGCGAAACACCCGCGTCGGGCCCCGTTGAGCGGTGAGATCGCCCAGCGCGTGGTCGACCTGATCGCTCCGACGATCAGCCACAACATCAACGTGATGGACGAGCACGGCACCATCATCGCGTGCCTGGACCCCGCCCGGATCGGGACGCTGCACCGGGGCGCCCAGCGGGTGATCGCCGAGGGGCGCGGTGTGCTCGTCACCGACCGGGGGCGGGAGAGTTCCGACCGGCCCGGTGCCAACGAACCCCTGATCATCGACGGGCAGCTGTGCGGTGTGGTGGGTGTGACGGGCGATCCCCACGAGGTGGCGCCCCTGGCCCGGGTCGTGGCGTTGACCGTGCAGCTCCTGGTCGCCCAGAGCCGGGATCAGGACGCGGTGACCCGGCGCCACACCGAGGCCCGCGACCTGGTCGCCGCCCTGAGTTCGGGCACCGCCGACCCCGAGGCGGCCAGGGCCCGCCTGGCCGCCGCCGGGCTGGCGCCGCCCTGGTCTTTGGCGCTGTGGACGGCGGGCCTGCCGCGACCGGACGGCTCGGCCGCACCGCCCGAGCCCGCCGAGACGGCCGTGGCGCGGGTCAACGCCGACGCCGGCCGCCGGGCCGCCGTCCTGCACGGTGCCCTGTGGACGGTCGCCTCCGGTGAGGGCCCCGGACCCGATGCCCTGGGTCTGCCCGGGGACGGCCGGCACACCCGCACCGACCCCACCGGCGAGATCGGGGTGCTGCTCGCCCACGCGGAGGAGTCGCGGGCGCTGTGCCGGTACGCGGGGCTGATCCCCGCCCTGGCCGACCCCGGTCCGTGGTCGCGCACGGTGGCCGTGGCCGTCGCGCACCTGCCCGCGCGCAGCCTCGCCCGTCTGGCCGGCCTGGCCGGTGATCTGTCCGAGGCGCAGCGGCGCACCGTCCTGGCCGCGGCCTCGACGACGTCCATGCAGGCGGCGGCCGACGCCCTGTACGTGCACCGCAACACCCTGCTGCAGCGGGTGGAGCGCATCCGTGCGGCGACCGGGCTCGACCCGCGCCGGCCCGACCACCTGACCACGCTCCAGATGGCGCTGTACGCGTGCGACGCACTGGGCGTTTCGCACAGGCCGTGA
- a CDS encoding glycerate kinase: protein MSHASHTTDEAPRVRVAVVPDSFKGSARAVEVAGAMAQGAEEAFAGLGMRADIDVLPFADGGEGTLDALLGAWGTDARTVETTDALGRPVRARYGLSPDGRTGVIEAAEANGLPLVDDVPLRPLTATTRGLGPLVTALLDAGVAEILLCIGGSATTDGGTGLLAALGARLLAQDGSELPDGGGSLTELDRLDLSGLDGRARSVRWRIACDVTNPLVGDRGAAAVFGPQKGASPQDVRVLDAGLARLADVLAKESGTDVRDVSGAGAAGGLPAPLAALLGAELVPGSRMVADVLGAEELLSRADLVLTGEGSFDTQSMAGKVVDAVRRFTPADRPVVVIAGKVSVPPRDLAEAGITAALSIARGPATLDELSEDVLPGITWAAFTACRLLAHGPLGSRGSADARS, encoded by the coding sequence ATGTCGCACGCATCGCACACCACCGACGAAGCACCACGGGTCCGCGTCGCCGTCGTCCCGGACTCCTTCAAGGGCAGCGCCCGCGCCGTGGAGGTGGCGGGCGCGATGGCCCAGGGGGCCGAGGAGGCCTTCGCCGGCCTGGGCATGAGGGCCGACATCGACGTCCTGCCGTTCGCCGACGGCGGCGAGGGCACCCTGGACGCGCTGCTCGGTGCCTGGGGCACCGACGCGCGCACCGTGGAGACCACCGACGCGCTGGGCCGGCCGGTGCGGGCCCGCTACGGGCTCTCCCCCGACGGGCGGACCGGGGTCATCGAGGCCGCGGAGGCCAACGGTCTGCCCCTGGTCGACGACGTGCCGCTGCGGCCGCTGACGGCGACGACCCGGGGCCTGGGCCCTCTGGTGACGGCTCTGCTGGACGCGGGTGTGGCGGAGATCCTGCTGTGCATCGGCGGTTCGGCCACCACCGACGGCGGCACCGGCCTGCTCGCGGCGCTGGGCGCGCGGCTCCTGGCCCAGGACGGCTCGGAGCTGCCCGACGGGGGCGGGAGCCTGACCGAGCTGGACCGCCTGGACCTGTCCGGGTTGGACGGGCGCGCCCGTTCGGTGCGCTGGCGGATCGCCTGCGACGTCACCAACCCCCTGGTCGGGGACCGGGGCGCGGCGGCCGTCTTCGGGCCGCAGAAGGGCGCCTCGCCGCAGGACGTGCGCGTTCTCGACGCGGGGCTGGCCCGTCTGGCCGACGTGCTCGCCAAGGAGAGCGGGACCGACGTGCGCGATGTGTCGGGGGCGGGGGCCGCCGGAGGGCTTCCGGCGCCGCTGGCGGCGCTGTTGGGCGCCGAGCTCGTGCCTGGGTCGCGGATGGTCGCCGACGTGCTGGGCGCCGAGGAGCTGCTGTCCCGGGCCGACCTGGTCCTGACCGGTGAGGGCTCCTTCGACACCCAGTCCATGGCGGGCAAGGTGGTCGACGCCGTGCGCCGGTTCACCCCGGCCGACCGTCCCGTGGTGGTCATCGCGGGCAAGGTCTCGGTGCCGCCGCGGGACTTGGCGGAGGCGGGGATCACCGCGGCGCTGTCCATCGCCCGCGGGCCCGCGACCCTGGACGAGCTGAGCGAGGACGTCCTGCCCGGGATCACGTGGGCGGCGTTCACGGCCTGCCGCCTGCTCGCACACGGGCCACTCGGGTCGAGGGGGTCGGCCGACGCCCGCTCCTGA
- a CDS encoding NAD(P)H-dependent oxidoreductase: MKTLIVHAHPEPRSLNSALKDLAVSTLENAGHQVQVSDLYAMDWKAAADAADYGPAASHPLRVARDSGRAFDTGTLTPDVLAEQEKLLWADTVILQFPLWWYTMPAILKGWVDRVYTYHFAYGVGEHSDTRYGDRFGEGTLAGRRAMLSVTAGGPESHYSARGINGPMDDLLFPIHHGVLYHPGMEVLPPFVLYGADRMTDEDFPDAAKAWEQRLLTLDSTEPIAFRPQNHGDYEIPSLHLKEGLEPAGRTGFGLHVRA; the protein is encoded by the coding sequence ATGAAGACGCTCATCGTCCACGCCCACCCCGAGCCGCGCTCGCTCAACAGCGCGCTGAAGGACCTCGCGGTGTCCACGCTGGAGAACGCCGGGCACCAGGTCCAGGTGAGCGACCTGTACGCCATGGACTGGAAGGCGGCCGCGGACGCCGCGGACTACGGCCCCGCCGCCTCACACCCGCTCAGGGTCGCCCGGGACTCGGGCCGGGCCTTCGACACCGGCACGCTCACCCCGGACGTCCTGGCCGAGCAGGAGAAGCTGCTGTGGGCCGACACGGTCATCCTCCAGTTCCCGCTGTGGTGGTACACGATGCCCGCGATCCTCAAGGGCTGGGTGGACCGCGTGTACACGTACCACTTCGCCTACGGCGTGGGCGAGCACAGCGACACCAGGTACGGCGACCGCTTCGGCGAGGGCACCCTCGCGGGCCGCAGGGCCATGCTGTCGGTGACCGCCGGCGGCCCGGAGTCGCACTACTCCGCGCGCGGGATCAACGGCCCGATGGACGATCTGCTGTTCCCGATCCACCACGGCGTCCTGTACCACCCGGGCATGGAGGTGCTGCCGCCGTTCGTGCTCTACGGCGCCGACCGGATGACGGACGAGGACTTCCCGGACGCCGCCAAGGCCTGGGAGCAGCGCCTGCTCACCCTGGACTCGACCGAGCCGATCGCGTTCCGGCCGCAGAACCACGGCGACTACGAGATCCCCTCGCTGCACCTGAAGGAGGGGCTGGAGCCCGCCGGCCGCACGGGGTTCGGGCTGCACGTGCGCGCCTGA
- a CDS encoding helix-turn-helix transcriptional regulator: MDDLAGFLRTRRSRVDPASVGIPTDSRRRVEGLRREEVAHLSGVSVDYYVRLEQGRATQPSEQVLDALARVLGLDDTECEHVHRLARQRRRCVKAPGGRVRPELLRVLDLVADAPALIMNHRLDVLAGNRLAGLLYGRPAAGLNTARHIFLEEAERGLYADWDHCTLDVVGHLRLAAGKYPADPRLTSLIGELAVGSERFGRLWARADVRARTHGPKVYRHPMVGVLELHQENFALPDESGMELLVLSAAPGSPAEDGLRLLAGLGAHGADACATAHTPVRE, encoded by the coding sequence ATGGACGATCTCGCGGGATTCCTGCGGACCCGGCGCTCCCGGGTCGACCCGGCCTCCGTCGGCATCCCCACCGACAGCCGCCGCCGGGTGGAGGGTCTGCGACGCGAAGAGGTCGCGCACCTGTCCGGTGTCAGCGTCGACTACTACGTGCGCCTGGAGCAGGGCCGCGCGACCCAGCCCTCCGAACAGGTCCTGGACGCGCTCGCCCGGGTGCTGGGCCTGGACGACACCGAGTGCGAGCACGTGCACCGGCTCGCCCGGCAGCGCCGGCGCTGCGTGAAGGCGCCGGGCGGACGGGTCCGGCCGGAGCTGCTGCGTGTGCTGGACCTGGTCGCCGACGCGCCCGCACTGATCATGAACCACCGGTTGGACGTGCTCGCCGGCAACCGCCTGGCCGGGCTCCTGTACGGCAGGCCGGCGGCGGGCCTGAACACCGCCCGGCACATCTTCCTGGAGGAGGCCGAGCGCGGTCTGTACGCGGACTGGGACCACTGCACCCTGGACGTGGTGGGGCACCTGCGCCTGGCCGCCGGAAAGTATCCCGCGGACCCGCGCCTGACCTCGCTCATCGGCGAGCTCGCGGTGGGCAGTGAGCGCTTCGGCCGCCTGTGGGCCCGCGCGGACGTGCGCGCCCGCACCCACGGACCCAAGGTGTACCGGCATCCGATGGTCGGGGTGTTGGAACTGCACCAGGAGAACTTCGCGCTGCCGGACGAGTCGGGCATGGAGCTGCTGGTGCTGTCCGCGGCTCCAGGCAGCCCCGCCGAGGACGGGCTGCGGCTGCTCGCGGGTCTGGGCGCGCACGGCGCCGACGCGTGTGCCACGGCGCACACGCCGGTCCGGGAGTAG
- a CDS encoding ABC transporter substrate-binding protein, protein MNAWTRRVGLPTVATAATAVLLTACGAAGPEEDTAAPQGEASGDYPLTVEHQMGETEIPAAPERVLPLDSAYVDSTLALGGDVVGYTTFAEDVTSLPDYLLDSEWNTGSADEAEPVGLLWDLDPELVAATEPDLILSAEVRHGDNYEQFSEIAPTVMSETTGATWKENLELTGRALNAQEQAETLLAEYEERAAAIGAEIIEANDGESPTVSIVRFAGDEEGVRLYTPRSYIGVILEDMGLEPAPGVDTESEDIVTYHSQERLLDLDADRIFVATYDDGGADGVAEDKAEYQSSPLWGELEGEITEVDDEYWISGVGLIAAHRTLDDMAEVFGVDAQR, encoded by the coding sequence ATGAACGCCTGGACCCGCCGCGTCGGCCTGCCCACCGTCGCGACCGCGGCGACCGCCGTCCTGCTCACCGCCTGCGGCGCCGCCGGCCCCGAGGAGGACACCGCGGCTCCCCAGGGCGAGGCCTCCGGCGACTACCCGCTGACGGTCGAGCACCAGATGGGCGAGACCGAGATCCCGGCCGCGCCCGAGCGCGTGCTCCCGCTGGACTCCGCCTACGTCGACTCCACCCTGGCCCTGGGCGGCGACGTCGTCGGCTACACCACCTTCGCCGAGGACGTCACCTCGCTGCCGGACTACCTCCTGGACAGCGAGTGGAACACCGGCTCCGCCGACGAGGCCGAGCCCGTGGGCCTGCTGTGGGACCTGGACCCGGAGCTGGTCGCCGCCACCGAGCCCGACCTCATCCTCTCCGCCGAGGTCCGCCACGGCGACAACTACGAGCAGTTCTCCGAGATCGCGCCCACGGTCATGTCCGAGACCACCGGCGCGACCTGGAAGGAGAACCTGGAACTGACCGGCCGCGCCCTCAACGCCCAGGAGCAGGCCGAGACCCTGCTCGCCGAGTACGAGGAGCGTGCCGCCGCCATCGGCGCCGAGATCATCGAGGCCAACGACGGCGAGTCCCCCACCGTCTCGATCGTCCGCTTCGCCGGCGACGAGGAGGGCGTGCGCCTGTACACGCCGCGGTCCTACATCGGCGTCATCCTGGAGGACATGGGCCTGGAGCCCGCCCCCGGCGTGGACACCGAGTCCGAGGACATCGTCACCTACCACAGCCAGGAGCGCCTGCTCGACCTGGACGCCGACCGGATCTTCGTGGCCACCTACGACGACGGCGGAGCCGACGGCGTGGCCGAGGACAAGGCCGAGTACCAGTCGAGCCCGCTGTGGGGCGAGCTGGAGGGTGAGATCACCGAGGTCGACGACGAGTACTGGATCTCCGGTGTGGGCCTGATCGCCGCCCACCGGACCCTGGACGACATGGCCGAGGTCTTCGGCGTCGACGCCCAGCGCTGA